A region of Aquarana catesbeiana isolate 2022-GZ linkage group LG08, ASM4218655v1, whole genome shotgun sequence DNA encodes the following proteins:
- the LOC141104532 gene encoding uncharacterized protein — MENRPPLTSSGTDTRTVQREVKPEEEEEGPVRIKVEEIPIQIGIDPGGTSETPRYLKAEDEAEEDMKTEEEEIPWEIGTDGQYNQINQEVHQTISPGGVIDCNDVTSDSSEENPTTPILHPVLQSVHLSPDPSTHSGRFSHPSPLIIHHGSQREGTIYSKNGECFARKEDLTSRQRSQEREKPYPCSECGKCFSRRSHVITHEKLHTGEKPYSCSQCGKCFTRRDNLLIHQRSHTGEKPYSCVDCEKSFSGRGSLLIHQRTHTGEKPYSCLECGRCFSQKREVIRHQRTHTGEKPYSCRECGKQFSFNSDLTKHKRVHTGEKPYPCSECGKRFSHKGNLVSHQKTHTGEKPYSCSECGKCFCQKKELIIHQRTHTGERPFFCPECGKGFSQKGNLITHSKTHAGKIPYSSRDVENI, encoded by the exons ATGGAGAACCGGCCCCCCCTCACAAGTTCGGGAACAG ACACCAGAACCGTTCAAAGAGAAGTCAAacctgaggaggaggaagaaggacctGTGAGGATTAAAGTGGAGGAAATTCCTATACAGATCGGCATTG ATCCTGGAGGCACCAGTGAGACTCCTAGATATCTCAAAGCTGAGGATGAGGCGGAAGAAGACATGAAAACTGAAGAAGAGGAAATTCCTTGGGAGATTGGAACAG ATGGACAATACAATCAGATAAACCAAGAGGTCCATCAAACTATCTCTCCAGGAGGTGTAATAGACTGTAACGATGTCACATCTGATTCTTCTGAAGAAAACCCTACTACACCTATTCTCCATCCAGTACTTCAAAGTGTTCATCTATCACCTGACCCCTCTACTCACAGTGGGCGTTTTTCTCATCCTTCTCCTCTGATCATCCACCATGGATCTCAACGGGAAGGTACAATTTATTCCAAGAATGGTGAATGTTTTGCCCGAAAGGAGGACCTCACTTCACGCCAGAGATCCCAGGAACGAGAGAAGCCATATCCATGttcagaatgtgggaaatgtttctctCGGAGATCGCATGTTATCACCCATGAAAAGCTTCATACTGGGGAGAAACCTTATTCTTGTTcccaatgtgggaaatgttttacccgTAGAGACAATCTTTTaatacatcagaggtctcacacgggggaaaagccatattcatGTGTGGATTGTGAAAAATCTTTTAGCGGCAGAGGCAGTCTTCTTATACACCAGAGAAcgcacactggggagaagccgtattcctgtttgGAATGTGGAAGGTGTTTTTCCCAAAAGCGGGAAGTCATTAGACACCAGAGgactcacactggagagaagccatatagTTGTCGTGAATGTGGCAAACAGTTTTCTTTTAATTCAGATCTTACAAAGCACAAGAGGgtccacacaggggagaagccgtatccaTGTTCGGAGTGTGGGAAACGTTTTTCGCACAAAGGGAATCTCGTGTCCCACCAGAAGacccacacgggggagaaacccTATTCATGCTCTGAATGTGGCAAATGTTTTTGTCAGAAAAAGGAGCTAATTAtccaccagagaactcacactggAGAGAGACCATTTTTCTGTCCTGAATGTGGGAAGGGTTTTTCTCAGAAAGGAAACCTCATCACCCATTCGAAGACCCATGCTGGGAAGATACCATATTCGAGTCGAGATGTGGAGAACATTTAA